Proteins encoded by one window of Chryseobacterium foetidum:
- a CDS encoding polysaccharide deacetylase family protein has product MKHYPFIIFYLFLNAVVYAFQGTVWVYIFCFILFSSVVIWGSFDIQLGYFVKSFTHKRTKIKEIALTFDDGPTEFTPKFLDILKENNIKATFFCIGKQIEKHPETFQRIIAEGHSVGNHTYSHSNNTGFLSTSKMIEEIEKCDEVMLKIGSIKTNLYRPPFGVTNPNIAKAIRKTAKKSIGWNVRSLDTVIDDEKKIYKRITKDLRKGSIILLHDTSGKTYNVLVDLLLFLEREKYSTFVLTTNQRFDEVKRHKSFLH; this is encoded by the coding sequence ATGAAACACTACCCATTCATCATCTTCTATCTTTTCCTGAACGCTGTTGTTTACGCATTCCAGGGAACAGTTTGGGTTTACATCTTCTGTTTCATTCTTTTTTCTTCAGTTGTCATTTGGGGTTCTTTTGATATTCAGTTGGGCTATTTCGTAAAAAGTTTTACACACAAACGAACAAAAATTAAAGAAATCGCTTTGACTTTTGATGACGGACCGACTGAGTTTACACCGAAGTTTTTAGATATATTAAAAGAAAACAACATCAAAGCCACATTTTTCTGTATCGGAAAACAGATTGAAAAACATCCCGAAACTTTCCAAAGAATCATTGCGGAAGGTCATTCAGTTGGTAATCATACCTATTCACATTCCAACAACACAGGATTTTTGTCGACTTCAAAAATGATTGAGGAAATTGAAAAATGTGACGAAGTGATGCTGAAAATTGGCAGTATTAAAACCAATTTATACCGTCCACCTTTTGGTGTAACCAATCCGAATATTGCCAAAGCCATCAGGAAAACCGCGAAAAAAAGCATCGGCTGGAATGTCCGTTCGCTTGACACAGTGATTGATGACGAGAAAAAAATCTACAAACGCATTACCAAAGATTTAAGAAAAGGTAGCATCATCCTGCTTCACGACACTTCCGGGAAAACCTACAATGTTTTGGTAGATTTATTGCTATTTTTGGAGCGTGAAAAATATTCAACTTTTGTTTTAACCACAAATCAAAGATTCGACGAAGTCAAAAGGCACAAAAGTTTTTTGCACTAA
- a CDS encoding LolA family protein yields MIKNIVLVTFLLISGFLFAQNTAMTSAESKAFVTKISAETKEIKTLQSDFVQTKKMDFLDKNIVTQGRMSLKSPNVLSWKYTKPYQYSIIFKDNKIFINDQGKKSSVDAKSKTFEKINKLIVGSSNGKMFSDPEFSVVYMKNSSSNIAKFTPKSAQLLKYIKQIELHFPKNQTTVSQVNMTEASGDTTNIVFKNTKINAPIPVAEFTL; encoded by the coding sequence ATGATTAAAAATATAGTTTTAGTAACATTTTTATTAATTTCAGGTTTTCTTTTCGCCCAAAATACGGCAATGACAAGCGCGGAATCAAAAGCATTTGTCACAAAAATTTCTGCAGAAACAAAGGAAATCAAAACCTTGCAAAGCGATTTTGTTCAGACAAAAAAAATGGATTTTTTAGACAAAAACATTGTCACTCAAGGCAGAATGTCCTTAAAATCTCCAAATGTGCTAAGCTGGAAATACACAAAACCTTATCAATACAGCATCATTTTCAAAGACAACAAAATTTTCATCAACGACCAGGGAAAAAAATCTTCGGTAGATGCGAAAAGTAAAACGTTTGAAAAAATCAATAAACTGATTGTTGGAAGCTCGAACGGAAAAATGTTCAGCGACCCTGAATTCTCTGTAGTTTATATGAAAAATTCAAGTTCGAACATTGCGAAATTCACTCCGAAATCTGCACAGTTGCTGAAGTACATTAAGCAAATCGAACTTCATTTTCCAAAAAATCAGACGACAGTTTCGCAGGTAAATATGACGGAAGCTTCGGGAGATACAACAAATATTGTTTTCAAAAACACCAAAATCAATGCGCCGATTCCTGTTGCAGAGTTTACTTTATAG